The following coding sequences lie in one Streptomyces xiamenensis genomic window:
- the tatA gene encoding Sec-independent protein translocase subunit TatA, whose amino-acid sequence MGQISLWQILLVAAIVVLVFGSKRLPDTARSLGKSLRILKSETAALRSDGNDTAQNGSAGDSTAHNTAEPQPQPAPRTIQAAPGDVSSARPVDEPRNNSQG is encoded by the coding sequence ATGGGCCAGATCAGTCTGTGGCAGATCCTTCTCGTCGCGGCCATCGTCGTACTTGTCTTCGGGTCGAAGCGGCTGCCGGACACCGCCCGCTCGCTCGGCAAGTCGCTGCGGATCCTCAAGAGCGAGACCGCCGCGCTGCGCAGTGACGGCAACGACACCGCGCAGAACGGCTCCGCCGGTGACAGCACCGCCCACAACACCGCCGAGCCGCAGCCGCAGCCGGCCCCCCGCACCATCCAGGCCGCTCCCGGCGACGTCAGCAGCGCCCGCCCGGTGGACGAGCCCCGGAACAACAGCCAGGGCTGA
- the eat gene encoding ethanolamine permease, with the protein MSDEAQAPPTAPPAAAPGSGTGEAYLRKRALRGGSAGPLLLTGLGVAYVVSGDYAGWNFGLAEGGFGGLAIAALLMGLMYGCLVFATAELAAILPTAGGGYGFARRALGPWGGFLTGTAILIEFVLAPAAISIFIGDYVESLNLFGLTSSWPVYLGCFVVFIGIHLWGVGEALRFSLVVTAVAVAALLIFVLGALSDFQVGSLNDIPVDPDAFGANSWLPFGLLGIWAAFPFGMWFFLGVEGVPLAAEEARDPARTLPRAMAWAIGILAVLALLTFLAAAGAGGSAALTDAGNPLVTAAQDNGEPTALSRFINYAGLAGLVASFFSLVYAGSRQLFALSRAGYLPRFLSLTSRRKAPYLGLLIPGATGFALAAATGNGDTMLNVAVFGAALSYALMSLSHIVLRRREPELPRPYRTPGGTLTSGTAFVLALAALVATFLVDRDAALIALGVYGVAIGYFAFYSRHRLVAAAPEEEFAALAAAEAELHRDPDRD; encoded by the coding sequence ATGTCGGACGAAGCCCAGGCACCCCCCACCGCACCGCCGGCCGCGGCGCCCGGCTCCGGGACGGGCGAGGCGTATCTGCGCAAGCGCGCCCTGCGCGGCGGCAGCGCGGGGCCACTGCTGCTGACCGGCCTCGGCGTGGCGTACGTCGTCTCCGGCGACTACGCGGGCTGGAACTTCGGCCTCGCCGAGGGCGGCTTCGGCGGCCTGGCCATCGCCGCGCTGCTGATGGGCCTGATGTACGGCTGTCTGGTCTTCGCCACCGCCGAACTGGCCGCCATCCTGCCGACCGCGGGCGGCGGTTACGGGTTCGCCCGCCGGGCGCTGGGCCCCTGGGGCGGCTTTCTCACCGGTACCGCGATCCTCATCGAGTTCGTGCTGGCCCCGGCCGCCATCTCCATCTTCATCGGCGACTACGTCGAATCCCTGAACCTCTTCGGTCTCACCTCGTCCTGGCCCGTCTACCTGGGCTGCTTCGTCGTGTTCATCGGCATCCACCTGTGGGGCGTGGGCGAGGCACTGCGGTTCTCCCTGGTCGTCACCGCCGTCGCGGTCGCCGCCCTGCTGATCTTCGTCCTGGGCGCGCTCAGCGACTTCCAGGTGGGCTCCCTCAACGACATCCCCGTCGACCCCGATGCCTTCGGCGCGAACTCCTGGCTGCCGTTCGGGCTCCTCGGGATCTGGGCGGCCTTCCCGTTCGGCATGTGGTTCTTCCTGGGGGTGGAGGGGGTGCCGCTGGCCGCCGAGGAGGCCCGCGACCCGGCGCGTACGCTGCCGCGCGCCATGGCCTGGGCGATCGGCATCCTCGCGGTGCTCGCCCTGCTCACCTTCCTGGCCGCCGCCGGGGCCGGCGGCTCGGCCGCCCTGACGGACGCCGGCAACCCGCTGGTGACGGCCGCCCAGGACAACGGCGAGCCGACCGCCCTGAGCCGGTTCATCAATTACGCGGGGCTCGCCGGCCTGGTGGCGTCCTTCTTCTCCCTGGTGTACGCGGGCTCCCGGCAGCTCTTCGCCCTCTCCCGGGCCGGCTACCTGCCCCGCTTCCTGTCCCTGACCAGCCGCCGCAAGGCCCCGTACCTGGGACTGCTGATCCCCGGCGCGACCGGCTTCGCACTGGCCGCCGCCACCGGCAACGGCGACACGATGCTGAACGTCGCGGTCTTCGGCGCTGCCCTGTCGTACGCGCTGATGAGCCTGTCGCACATCGTGCTGCGCCGCCGGGAGCCGGAACTCCCCCGCCCCTACCGCACCCCGGGCGGGACGCTCACCTCCGGCACCGCGTTCGTCCTGGCACTGGCCGCCCTGGTGGCCACCTTCCTGGTGGACCGGGACGCGGCGCTGATCGCGCTGGGCGTGTACGGAGTGGCGATCGGTTACTTCGCCTTCTACTCTCGGCACCGGCTGGTCGCGGCGGCCCCGGAGGAGGAGTTCGCGGCCCTCGCGGCGGCCGAGGCGGAACTGCACCGCGACCCCGACCGCGACTGA
- a CDS encoding 5'-3' exonuclease — MTRSLMLLDTASLYFRAYYGVPDSVRAPDGTPVNAVRGLLDFIGRLVRDHKPHSLVACMDADWRPHWRVELIPSYKAHRVAESTPGGDPDVEEVPDTLTPQVPVIEQVLDAIGITRLGAPGFEADDVIGTLATRATVPVDIVTGDRDLFQLIDDRLPVRVLYPVKGMGDLATFDETALREKYGVDGPGYAEMAVLRGDPSDGLPGVPGIGEKTAATLLERFGDLTGILAALDNPMAKLTRSQRAKLEGALPYLAVAPTVVRVATDIRLPAHDATLPRTPRDPGTLDALAERWGLGSALDRLLTTLANRPE, encoded by the coding sequence ATGACCCGCTCTCTCATGCTGCTGGACACCGCCTCGCTCTACTTCCGCGCCTACTACGGGGTGCCCGACTCCGTCCGGGCCCCCGACGGGACACCGGTCAACGCGGTACGCGGGCTGCTGGACTTCATCGGCCGGCTGGTCCGCGACCACAAGCCGCACTCCCTGGTGGCCTGCATGGACGCCGACTGGCGGCCGCACTGGCGGGTGGAGCTGATCCCCAGCTACAAGGCGCACCGGGTCGCCGAGAGCACCCCGGGCGGCGACCCGGACGTGGAGGAGGTGCCGGACACCCTCACCCCCCAGGTTCCCGTCATCGAGCAGGTGCTGGACGCCATCGGCATCACCCGGCTCGGCGCCCCGGGCTTCGAGGCGGACGACGTCATCGGCACCCTCGCCACCCGGGCCACCGTCCCGGTGGACATCGTCACCGGCGACCGCGACCTGTTCCAGCTCATCGACGACCGGCTCCCGGTGCGGGTGCTCTACCCGGTCAAGGGCATGGGCGACCTCGCCACCTTCGACGAAACCGCGCTGCGCGAGAAGTACGGCGTGGACGGCCCCGGTTACGCCGAGATGGCGGTGCTGCGCGGTGACCCGAGCGACGGGCTGCCCGGGGTGCCCGGCATCGGCGAGAAGACCGCCGCGACCCTTCTGGAGCGCTTCGGTGACCTCACCGGCATCCTCGCCGCGCTGGACAACCCGATGGCCAAGCTCACCCGCTCTCAGCGCGCCAAGCTGGAGGGGGCGCTGCCCTACCTGGCCGTCGCCCCCACGGTGGTACGGGTCGCCACCGACATCCGGCTGCCGGCCCACGACGCGACGCTGCCCCGCACCCCCCGCGACCCCGGCACGCTCGACGCTCTCGCCGAACGCTGGGGCCTGGGCAGCGCCCTGGACCGGCTCCTCACCACCCTGGCGAACCGGCCGGAGTAG
- a CDS encoding DEAD/DEAH box helicase — protein MTEDMSPAQRYSAARRRAVEQATAFAPFRQMYDFDLDDFQIEACRALEGGSGVLVAAPTGSGKTIVGEFAVHLALTQGRKCFYTTPIKALSNQKFTDLAKRYGADRVGLLTGDNSVNADAPVVVMTTEVLRNMLYAGSQALDGLGYVVMDEVHYLSDRFRGAVWEEVIIHLPESVTLVSLSATVSNAEEFGDWLDTVRGDTRVIVAEHRPVPLWQHVLAGRRMYDLFEESGAKREVNPDLLRMARTEGARSWNRERGAGRDRRRAADRERERRARNRVWTPSRAEVIDRLDAEGLLPAITFIFSRAGCEAAVQQCLYAGLRLNDAAARLRVREIVERRTAAIPDEDLRVLGYFEWLEGLERGIAAHHAGMLPAFKEIVEELFVRGLVKAVFATETLALGINMPARSVVLEKLVKWNGEQHADITPGEYTQLTGRAGRRGIDVEGHAVVLWQRGMDPTALAGLAGARTYPLRSSFKPSYNMAVNLVGQFGRHRSRELLETSFAQFQADRSVVGISRQVHKNETGLAGYKEAMTCHLGDFEEYSRLRRELKDRETELAREGVTQRRAAAAAALDKLRPGDIIHVPTGKFAGLALVLDPGVPGSGRGPSRHRGMDGYEGPRPLVLTVQRQVKRLASIDFPVPVEPLDRMRIPKSFNARSPQSRRDLASALRTKAGHHEPGRSRKQRAAAADDAQLAQLRQAIRAHPCHGCDEREDHARWAERYHRLKRDNRQLERRIEGRTNTIARTFDQVYALLSELEYLDGDQVTDDGRRLARLYGELDLLASECLRDGVWEGLDPAELVACVSALVFETRSADDAPAPELPGGRARAALGEMVRIWGRLDALEEQHRINQATGVGQREPDLGFAWPAYRWAQGHSLDEVLSDADMTAGDFVRWCKQIIDVLGQIAQAAPPGGTVTRTAHQAVDKILRGVVAYSSVG, from the coding sequence ATGACCGAGGACATGTCCCCCGCGCAGCGCTACTCCGCCGCCCGCAGGCGCGCCGTCGAGCAGGCCACCGCGTTCGCCCCCTTCCGTCAGATGTACGACTTCGATCTCGACGACTTCCAGATCGAGGCATGCCGGGCCCTGGAGGGCGGCAGCGGCGTCCTGGTCGCCGCGCCGACCGGTTCGGGGAAGACGATCGTCGGAGAATTCGCCGTTCATCTGGCCCTCACCCAGGGCCGTAAATGCTTTTACACCACGCCCATCAAAGCCCTCTCGAACCAGAAATTCACCGATCTGGCGAAGCGGTACGGAGCGGACCGGGTCGGCCTGCTGACGGGTGACAACAGTGTGAACGCCGACGCGCCCGTGGTCGTGATGACCACCGAGGTGCTGCGGAACATGCTGTACGCCGGATCCCAGGCGCTGGACGGCCTCGGCTACGTGGTGATGGACGAGGTGCACTACCTCTCCGACCGCTTCCGCGGCGCGGTGTGGGAGGAGGTCATCATCCACCTCCCGGAGTCGGTGACCCTGGTCTCCCTGTCGGCGACCGTCTCCAACGCGGAGGAGTTCGGCGACTGGCTGGACACGGTGCGCGGCGACACCCGGGTGATCGTCGCCGAGCACCGCCCCGTCCCGCTGTGGCAGCACGTGCTGGCCGGGCGGCGGATGTACGACCTGTTCGAGGAGTCCGGCGCCAAGCGGGAGGTCAACCCCGATCTGCTGCGGATGGCGCGCACCGAGGGCGCCAGGAGCTGGAACCGGGAGCGCGGCGCCGGCCGGGACCGGCGGCGTGCCGCCGACCGCGAGCGAGAGCGCCGGGCCCGCAACCGGGTGTGGACACCGAGCCGCGCCGAGGTCATCGACCGGCTCGACGCCGAGGGTCTGCTGCCGGCCATCACCTTCATCTTCAGCCGGGCCGGCTGCGAGGCCGCCGTGCAGCAGTGCCTGTACGCCGGGCTGCGGCTGAACGACGCGGCGGCGCGGCTGCGGGTGCGGGAGATCGTGGAACGGCGCACCGCCGCCATCCCGGACGAGGATCTGCGGGTCCTGGGCTACTTCGAGTGGCTGGAGGGCCTGGAGCGCGGCATCGCCGCCCACCACGCCGGGATGCTGCCGGCCTTCAAGGAGATCGTCGAGGAACTGTTCGTCCGCGGCCTGGTGAAGGCCGTCTTCGCCACCGAGACGCTGGCGCTGGGCATCAACATGCCGGCCAGGTCGGTGGTGCTGGAGAAGCTCGTCAAGTGGAACGGGGAGCAGCACGCCGACATCACGCCCGGCGAGTACACCCAGCTGACCGGCCGGGCCGGGCGGCGCGGGATCGATGTCGAGGGCCACGCGGTGGTGCTGTGGCAGCGCGGCATGGACCCGACCGCGCTGGCCGGGCTGGCCGGGGCGCGGACGTATCCGCTGCGCTCCTCCTTCAAGCCGTCCTACAACATGGCCGTCAACCTGGTGGGCCAGTTCGGCCGGCACCGTTCGCGGGAACTGCTGGAGACCTCGTTCGCCCAGTTCCAGGCGGACCGTTCGGTGGTCGGCATCTCGCGGCAGGTGCACAAGAACGAGACGGGTCTGGCCGGGTACAAGGAGGCGATGACCTGCCACCTGGGGGACTTCGAGGAGTACTCGCGGCTGCGCAGGGAGCTGAAGGACCGGGAGACGGAGCTGGCGCGCGAGGGCGTGACGCAGCGGCGGGCGGCCGCCGCCGCGGCCCTGGACAAGCTGCGGCCGGGGGACATCATCCACGTGCCGACCGGCAAGTTCGCCGGTCTGGCGCTGGTGCTCGACCCCGGGGTGCCCGGCAGCGGGCGTGGCCCGTCCCGGCATCGGGGGATGGACGGGTACGAGGGGCCGCGGCCCCTGGTGCTGACCGTGCAGCGGCAGGTCAAGCGGCTGGCCTCGATCGACTTCCCGGTGCCGGTGGAGCCGCTGGACCGGATGCGGATCCCGAAGTCCTTCAACGCCCGCAGCCCGCAGTCACGGCGCGATCTGGCATCGGCGCTGCGCACCAAGGCGGGGCACCACGAGCCGGGACGCAGCCGCAAGCAGCGGGCGGCGGCGGCCGACGACGCACAGCTGGCGCAGCTGCGGCAGGCGATCCGGGCGCATCCGTGTCACGGATGTGACGAGCGTGAGGACCACGCCCGGTGGGCGGAGCGCTATCACCGGCTCAAGCGGGACAACCGCCAGCTGGAGCGGCGCATCGAGGGCCGCACCAACACCATCGCCAGGACCTTCGACCAGGTGTACGCGCTGCTGTCGGAGCTGGAGTACCTGGACGGGGACCAGGTCACCGACGACGGGCGGCGGCTGGCGCGGCTGTACGGCGAGCTGGACCTGCTGGCGAGCGAGTGCCTGCGGGACGGGGTCTGGGAGGGCCTGGACCCGGCCGAACTGGTGGCCTGCGTCTCCGCGCTGGTCTTCGAGACCCGCTCGGCCGACGACGCGCCCGCGCCGGAGCTGCCGGGCGGGCGCGCCAGGGCCGCGCTGGGCGAGATGGTGCGGATCTGGGGGCGGCTGGATGCCCTGGAGGAGCAGCACCGCATCAACCAGGCCACCGGGGTCGGCCAGCGGGAGCCGGATCTGGGCTTCGCCTGGCCGGCCTACCGCTGGGCGCAGGGGCACTCGCTGGACGAGGTGCTGAGCGACGCCGACATGACGGCCGGTGACTTCGTGCGCTGGTGCAAGCAGATCATCGATGTGCTGGGCCAGATCGCGCAGGCCGCGCCGCCCGGTGGCACGGTCACCAGGACCGCCCACCAGGCGGTGGACAAGATACTGCGCGGGGTCGTCGCGTACAGCTCGGTCGGGTAG
- the tatC gene encoding twin-arginine translocase subunit TatC, with product MPKAAQKKVKDPEGRMPLTEHLRELRNRLAISVLAVVVITIVALFFAKSIMNFITEPLPKCLEADTPDATGSRCATLMQSGLTSPFATYIKISLMVGFVLASPVWLYQAWGFMAPGLHKNEKKYTRAVVAVGVPLFLFGAYFAYWLLPRAIPVLLSFSADGAENLVSVDDILDITVRMAVAFGFAFELPLLLVMLNLGGVVSGKRMLGWWRGMVVGIAIFAAAITPTDLMSMIALQVPVTGLYFLATGISLLNDWRRRRKDPEAELSDDEASDLDLTPSSIDRPDDIPPPGRTGYDDAT from the coding sequence GTGCCCAAGGCCGCCCAGAAGAAGGTGAAGGACCCGGAGGGGCGGATGCCCCTCACGGAGCATCTGCGTGAGCTGCGCAACCGGCTCGCGATCTCCGTGCTGGCCGTCGTGGTGATCACGATCGTGGCGCTCTTCTTCGCGAAGAGCATCATGAACTTCATCACCGAGCCCCTGCCGAAGTGCCTGGAGGCCGACACTCCGGACGCCACCGGCAGCCGCTGCGCCACCTTGATGCAGAGCGGTCTCACCTCGCCGTTCGCCACCTACATCAAGATCTCGCTGATGGTGGGCTTCGTGCTGGCGTCCCCGGTCTGGCTCTACCAGGCGTGGGGCTTCATGGCCCCGGGCCTGCACAAGAACGAGAAGAAGTACACCCGCGCCGTGGTGGCGGTGGGTGTGCCGCTGTTCCTGTTCGGCGCCTACTTCGCCTACTGGCTCCTGCCCCGCGCCATCCCGGTGCTGCTGAGCTTCTCCGCCGACGGCGCGGAGAACCTCGTCTCGGTGGACGACATCCTCGACATCACCGTACGGATGGCGGTGGCCTTCGGATTCGCCTTCGAGCTGCCGCTGCTGCTGGTGATGCTCAATCTCGGCGGGGTGGTCAGCGGCAAGCGGATGCTCGGCTGGTGGCGCGGCATGGTGGTGGGCATCGCGATCTTCGCGGCCGCCATCACCCCCACCGACCTGATGTCGATGATCGCCCTCCAGGTGCCGGTCACCGGCCTGTACTTCCTGGCCACCGGCATCTCGCTGCTCAACGACTGGCGCCGGCGCCGCAAGGACCCCGAGGCGGAGCTGAGCGACGACGAGGCATCCGACCTGGACCTGACGCCCTCCAGCATCGACCGCCCCGACGACATTCCGCCGCCCGGCCGCACCGGCTACGACGACGCGACCTGA
- a CDS encoding FadR/GntR family transcriptional regulator: MDDFSSAAGFAAPDGLPPGALRPVRAGNGFEEALEQILRVLRLGLVPRGGRLPAERELAERLGVSRVTLREVLKVLQDEGLVVSRRGRYGGTFVRERSEPARDAARGELRRRLAGVDVEDVLRLREVLESGAAGLCAADPPDAARTERLRAALTATQEAPLADYRRADTALHLALAELSGSPTLAVQYAAVRAELNALLDCIPLLVRNLAHSQEQHAALVAAVLAGEADAAREIAREHCAGTAALLRGFLT, encoded by the coding sequence ATGGACGACTTCAGCAGCGCGGCCGGGTTCGCGGCGCCGGACGGCCTGCCGCCGGGCGCGCTGCGCCCCGTACGGGCCGGCAACGGCTTCGAGGAGGCGCTCGAACAGATACTGCGGGTGCTGCGGCTGGGCCTGGTGCCGCGCGGCGGCCGGCTGCCGGCCGAACGCGAGCTGGCCGAGCGGCTCGGCGTCAGCCGGGTCACGCTGCGCGAGGTGCTGAAGGTCCTTCAGGACGAGGGCCTGGTGGTGAGCCGGCGCGGCCGGTACGGCGGGACCTTCGTACGGGAGCGGTCCGAGCCCGCCAGGGACGCCGCCCGCGGCGAACTGCGCCGCCGGCTGGCCGGGGTGGACGTGGAGGACGTGCTGCGGCTGCGCGAGGTCCTGGAATCGGGAGCCGCCGGGCTGTGCGCGGCCGATCCGCCCGACGCGGCCCGCACCGAGCGGCTGCGCGCCGCGCTGACCGCCACCCAGGAGGCGCCGCTCGCCGACTACCGGCGCGCCGACACCGCGCTCCACCTGGCGCTGGCCGAACTCAGCGGCTCACCGACGCTCGCCGTCCAGTACGCAGCGGTCCGGGCCGAACTCAACGCGCTGCTGGACTGCATCCCGCTGCTGGTGCGCAACCTGGCGCACTCCCAGGAGCAGCACGCCGCGCTGGTGGCGGCGGTGCTGGCGGGTGAGGCGGACGCGGCCCGGGAGATCGCCCGCGAGCACTGCGCGGGCACCGCCGCGCTGCTGCGCGGCTTTCTCACCTGA
- a CDS encoding glutamine synthetase family protein, producing MAAPTPPLTLEELRGLVDLGELDTVVLAFTDMQGRLQGKRFAARFFLDEVLHHGTEGCNYLLAVDTDMNTVDGYAMSSWERGYGDFALHGDHATLRRLPWHPGSALMIADLAWHDGSPVTASPRQILRRQLDRLAERDWHGYAGTELEFMVFNNTYEQAWEAGYRGLTPANQYNVDYSVLGTGRVEPLLRRIRNEMGAAGLTVESAKGECNLGQHEIAFRYDDALTTCDQHTVYKTGAKEIAAQQGSALTFMAKYDEREGNSCHIHFSLRDGEGRPVLADPDGPYGMSATMRHFLAGQLAALRELTLLYAPNINSYKRFRPGSFAPTAVAWGPDNRTCALRVIGHGPSHRLENRLPGGDVNPYLAVAGMIAAGLYGVEHELELPDACTGNAYTAGAETVPATLREAADLWENSALARHAFGDDVVEHYLHMARVEQNAYDTAVTDWERFRSFERL from the coding sequence GTGGCAGCACCCACACCCCCGCTGACGCTCGAGGAACTGCGGGGCCTGGTCGACCTCGGAGAGCTCGACACCGTGGTCCTCGCCTTCACCGACATGCAGGGCAGACTCCAGGGCAAGCGGTTCGCCGCCCGGTTCTTCCTCGACGAAGTGCTCCACCACGGTACCGAGGGCTGCAACTACCTGCTGGCCGTGGACACCGACATGAACACCGTCGACGGCTACGCCATGTCCTCCTGGGAACGCGGCTACGGCGACTTCGCCCTGCACGGCGATCACGCCACCTTGCGCCGGCTGCCCTGGCACCCCGGCAGCGCCCTGATGATCGCCGACCTCGCCTGGCACGACGGCAGCCCCGTCACCGCCTCGCCCCGGCAGATACTGCGCCGCCAGCTGGACCGGCTCGCCGAGCGGGACTGGCACGGATACGCCGGTACCGAGCTGGAGTTCATGGTCTTCAACAACACCTACGAGCAGGCCTGGGAGGCCGGCTACCGCGGCCTCACCCCCGCCAACCAGTACAACGTCGACTACTCCGTCCTCGGCACCGGCCGCGTCGAACCCCTGCTGCGCCGCATCCGCAACGAGATGGGCGCCGCCGGCCTCACCGTCGAATCCGCCAAGGGCGAGTGCAACCTCGGCCAGCACGAGATCGCCTTCCGCTACGACGACGCCCTCACCACCTGCGATCAGCACACCGTCTACAAGACCGGCGCCAAGGAGATCGCCGCCCAGCAGGGCAGCGCGCTCACCTTCATGGCCAAGTACGACGAACGCGAGGGCAACTCCTGCCACATCCACTTCTCGCTGCGCGACGGCGAGGGGCGGCCGGTCCTCGCCGACCCGGACGGCCCGTACGGCATGTCCGCCACCATGCGGCACTTCCTGGCCGGACAGCTCGCCGCCCTGCGCGAACTCACCCTGCTGTACGCGCCGAACATCAACTCCTACAAACGGTTCCGGCCCGGCTCCTTCGCCCCCACCGCCGTCGCCTGGGGCCCCGACAACCGCACCTGCGCGCTGCGCGTCATCGGTCACGGCCCCTCCCACCGGCTGGAGAACCGGCTGCCCGGCGGCGACGTCAACCCCTACCTGGCCGTCGCCGGCATGATCGCCGCCGGCCTGTACGGGGTGGAGCACGAGCTGGAACTCCCCGACGCCTGCACCGGCAACGCCTACACCGCCGGCGCCGAGACCGTCCCCGCCACCCTGCGCGAGGCCGCCGACCTGTGGGAGAACAGCGCGCTCGCCCGTCACGCCTTCGGCGACGACGTCGTCGAGCACTACCTGCACATGGCCCGCGTCGAACAGAACGCCTACGACACGGCCGTCACCGACTGGGAGCGGTTCCGCTCCTTCGAACGCCTGTGA
- a CDS encoding helix-turn-helix transcriptional regulator has product MATNAIDRTRRMLSLVTYLRERPGARVDEVARAFGISQDELISDLSVLPMCGTSFRGGDLLDIDTDGEHIWWYNAEATGSSAGEPLRLAADEATALLVAARAVATLPGLRDGDREALLRATAKLEAAAGESAGASSRLSVTFESEGEVFAVADRALTERRRLRIRYYSPGRDELTDREIDPVRLFAVGHTYLEAWCRRSEARRTFRLDRVASVELLDTPADPPPVEPRDLSEGLVQPAASDPEVIIEVGPGGRWVAEYYPHDTAEELADGGLRITLRTPDPATLRRLALRLGGDGRIVAPVELADSAREAARAALEAYDTLV; this is encoded by the coding sequence ATGGCGACCAATGCCATCGACCGGACCCGGCGGATGCTGTCCCTGGTCACCTATCTGCGTGAGCGCCCCGGCGCCCGGGTGGACGAGGTGGCCCGGGCCTTCGGCATCTCGCAGGACGAGCTGATCTCGGACCTGAGCGTGCTGCCGATGTGCGGCACCAGCTTCCGGGGCGGTGATCTGCTGGACATCGACACCGACGGCGAGCACATCTGGTGGTACAACGCGGAGGCCACCGGCTCCTCGGCCGGCGAGCCGCTGCGGCTGGCCGCCGACGAGGCCACCGCGCTGCTGGTCGCCGCCCGCGCGGTGGCCACCCTGCCGGGTCTGCGCGACGGCGACCGCGAGGCGCTGCTGCGGGCCACCGCCAAGCTGGAGGCGGCGGCCGGGGAGAGCGCGGGCGCCTCCTCGCGGCTGTCGGTGACCTTCGAATCCGAGGGCGAGGTCTTCGCCGTGGCCGACCGCGCGCTCACCGAACGCCGCCGGCTGCGGATCCGCTACTACTCGCCGGGCCGTGACGAGCTGACCGACCGGGAGATCGACCCGGTACGGCTGTTCGCCGTGGGCCACACCTACCTGGAGGCGTGGTGCCGGCGCAGCGAGGCCCGGCGCACCTTCCGGCTGGACCGGGTGGCCAGCGTCGAACTCCTGGACACCCCGGCCGACCCGCCGCCGGTGGAGCCCCGGGACCTGAGCGAGGGCCTGGTGCAGCCGGCCGCCTCCGACCCCGAGGTGATCATCGAGGTGGGGCCCGGCGGGCGCTGGGTCGCCGAGTACTACCCGCACGACACCGCCGAGGAGCTGGCGGACGGCGGGCTGCGGATCACCCTGCGCACCCCCGACCCGGCCACGCTGCGCCGCCTCGCGCTGCGCCTGGGCGGCGACGGGCGGATCGTGGCCCCGGTGGAGCTGGCGGACAGCGCCCGGGAGGCCGCCCGTGCCGCACTGGAGGCGTACGACACGCTGGTCTGA
- a CDS encoding gamma-glutamyl-gamma-aminobutyrate hydrolase family protein: MSTPPLIGISSYLEADTRYREWRQPAALAPAGYHQQVQRSGGLAVLLPPDPAPGAAAAAVARLDGLVISGGPDVAPERYGTARDPRTGPPAAERDAWELALIGAAGARRVPLLGICRGMQLLNVARGGTLLQHLDEHGGPVPGSFGEHKVTPVPGTLLAGILPGPVAVPTYHHQAVQRLGAGLIAGAHAADGTVEAVEDPAAPALTLAVQWHPEAADDTRLMTALVRAATG, encoded by the coding sequence TTGAGCACACCCCCGCTGATCGGCATCAGCAGCTATCTGGAGGCCGACACCCGCTACCGGGAGTGGCGGCAGCCCGCGGCACTGGCCCCGGCCGGCTACCACCAGCAGGTGCAGCGTTCCGGCGGGCTGGCCGTCCTGCTTCCCCCCGACCCCGCGCCAGGGGCGGCAGCGGCGGCGGTGGCCCGGCTGGACGGCCTGGTGATCTCCGGCGGCCCCGATGTGGCGCCGGAGCGGTACGGAACGGCGCGCGATCCGCGCACCGGTCCGCCGGCCGCCGAACGGGACGCGTGGGAGCTGGCCCTGATCGGGGCGGCCGGGGCCCGCCGGGTGCCGCTGCTCGGCATCTGCCGGGGCATGCAGTTGCTGAACGTCGCCAGGGGCGGCACGCTGCTCCAGCACCTGGACGAGCACGGCGGCCCGGTGCCCGGCTCGTTCGGCGAACACAAGGTCACCCCGGTCCCCGGCACCCTGCTGGCCGGCATCCTCCCCGGGCCGGTCGCCGTGCCCACGTACCACCACCAGGCGGTCCAGCGGCTCGGCGCCGGGCTGATCGCGGGCGCCCACGCCGCCGACGGCACCGTGGAGGCGGTCGAGGACCCCGCCGCGCCCGCCCTCACCCTGGCCGTGCAGTGGCACCCGGAGGCCGCCGACGACACCCGGCTGATGACCGCGCTGGTCCGCGCGGCCACCGGCTGA